The Ensifer adhaerens genome contains a region encoding:
- a CDS encoding AI-2E family transporter, which yields MDEDPSRSNVVRNGTNGSPSIEAKITDIARIGIVGLLAYWSLTLIAPFAIILIWAAILAVALFPAYARLGRLLGSRRLASFLITLICLAVIVAPLTAIAVSFAEGLQALLARLADGSLSVPVPPEYIRTWPVVGERIHAVWSMASGNIEALLSKIEPALMQAGTKVLGKVASVGAEVLSFVVSVLIAGFLFGSAERLAEMAQRFAGRIGGQRGIGFLKLATATIRNVARGVIGVALLQAFLCGLVLSLFDVPAPGAIAFVVLILCIIQIGPALVLLPVMIWAWFTMDFGPALLLTILLIPLFVIDNVMKPILVARGLSTPTLVILLGVLGGTLSYGLIGLFLGPIVLSVAHDLLMVWARSDAAPEKAAAPAVRDGELEPGNI from the coding sequence ATGGACGAGGATCCTTCCCGATCGAATGTGGTCCGCAACGGAACGAACGGGTCGCCTTCCATCGAGGCGAAGATCACGGATATCGCCCGGATCGGCATCGTCGGGCTTCTGGCCTACTGGTCTCTGACGCTGATCGCACCCTTCGCGATCATTCTGATATGGGCGGCAATCCTCGCGGTGGCGCTCTTTCCAGCCTATGCCCGGCTGGGACGCCTGCTCGGCTCGCGGCGCCTTGCCTCATTCCTGATCACGCTGATATGCCTCGCCGTCATCGTCGCCCCACTGACTGCGATCGCGGTCAGCTTTGCCGAAGGGTTGCAGGCGCTGCTTGCCAGGCTTGCCGACGGTTCTCTGAGCGTACCGGTCCCGCCGGAATATATCCGCACGTGGCCTGTCGTCGGCGAGCGCATACATGCGGTCTGGAGCATGGCGTCGGGCAATATCGAAGCACTGCTGAGCAAGATCGAACCGGCGCTGATGCAAGCCGGGACCAAGGTTCTCGGCAAGGTCGCGAGCGTCGGCGCCGAGGTCTTAAGTTTTGTGGTCTCGGTGTTGATCGCAGGTTTTCTCTTCGGTTCGGCGGAGCGGCTGGCGGAAATGGCACAGCGCTTTGCCGGCAGGATCGGCGGCCAGCGGGGCATCGGTTTCCTCAAGCTGGCGACGGCGACGATCCGCAACGTGGCGCGCGGCGTCATCGGCGTGGCGCTGCTACAGGCATTTCTGTGCGGACTGGTGCTCAGCCTGTTCGATGTTCCGGCACCTGGCGCGATTGCCTTCGTCGTGCTGATCCTCTGCATCATCCAGATCGGCCCCGCGCTGGTGTTGCTGCCCGTCATGATCTGGGCCTGGTTCACCATGGATTTCGGTCCGGCGCTGTTGCTGACGATTCTGTTGATCCCGCTGTTCGTCATCGACAATGTGATGAAGCCGATCCTGGTGGCACGCGGGCTGTCGACGCCGACGCTGGTGATCCTGCTCGGGGTGCTTGGCGGCACGCTGTCCTATGGCCTGATCGGTCTTTTTCTCGGGCCGATCGTTCTGAGTGTCGCGCATGATCTGCTGATGGTCTGGGCGCGCTCTGATGCGGCGCCAGAGAAGGCGGCTGCACCCGCCGTCCGTGACGGCGAGCTTGAACCCGGCAATATCTGA